From a region of the Constantimarinum furrinae genome:
- a CDS encoding S1/P1 nuclease: MKYLKIVILFPLIAVICGFTSEDWGRTGHRATGAIAEQHLTKKAKRQIGQLLDGKSLALVSTYADEIRSDDAYREYAPWHYVNFPFDLTYDSHPKSEQGDIYVAINTCIAVLKDKNSSKEKKAFHLKLLVHFVGDLHQPLHVGIAEDRGGNRFQVQWFDEGTNLHRVWDEELIESFQMSYSELAENTKMLSEIELENIKKGSVKDWMNESRRLCVKIYETTESGENLGYRYMYDYMDVVREQLQRGGIRLAVLLNEIFD; encoded by the coding sequence ATGAAATATCTTAAGATTGTTATACTTTTTCCATTAATCGCAGTTATTTGCGGATTTACTTCAGAGGATTGGGGTAGGACAGGGCACCGGGCCACAGGAGCTATTGCAGAACAACACCTCACGAAAAAGGCCAAACGACAGATCGGACAATTGTTAGACGGTAAATCACTGGCTCTGGTCTCCACATATGCCGATGAGATAAGAAGTGACGATGCGTATCGCGAATATGCTCCATGGCATTATGTCAACTTTCCGTTTGACCTCACTTATGACAGCCATCCCAAAAGTGAACAAGGAGATATCTATGTTGCCATTAATACTTGCATCGCGGTTTTAAAAGACAAGAACTCTTCCAAAGAGAAAAAGGCTTTTCATCTTAAATTATTGGTTCATTTTGTTGGCGATCTGCATCAGCCTCTGCATGTTGGAATTGCTGAAGACCGGGGGGGAAATCGTTTTCAGGTACAATGGTTTGATGAGGGGACGAATTTGCATCGGGTTTGGGATGAGGAACTCATTGAAAGTTTTCAGATGTCGTATTCTGAACTTGCCGAAAATACAAAGATGCTTTCCGAAATCGAATTGGAAAATATAAAGAAGGGTTCGGTAAAGGATTGGATGAACGAAAGCCGAAGGTTATGCGTAAAAATTTATGAAACTACCGAAAGCGGAGAAAACCTAGGCTATCGATATATGTACGATTATATGGATGTGGTGAGGGAACAATTACAAAGAGGTGGTATAAGGCTTGCTGTGCTGCTGAATGAAATTTTTGATTAA
- a CDS encoding OmpA family protein, whose translation MKTVLQKIILFTLVFSYTSVCFSQKKQVEKANKEFDKYAYIDAREIYLKVVEDGYSSAQIYKNLGDTYYWNSDYDNAAKWYLKLISQYPSETDVTYYYRAAQSLKSINQSEESKKYMSMYIEKGGDPGIIKATTTSFLEYQVELEKVSVNTNRSDFGAAYYLDKLVFSSAAMNTEGTKLHDWNQEPFLDLYMADMDSEGKLSNPEPLKGDINTPYHESSAVFTKDGNTVYFTRNNYIDGKKGKDRNKTIRLKLYKATRDGDNRWENVVELPFNSKEYSVAHPALSLDETKLYFSSDMEGTVGMSDLWYVDILAADSYSEPKNLTRALNTEARESFPFISDKGKLFFASDGRGGLGGYDVFMVALDAQGLPTGEIKNLGAPTNSSKDDFAFVINEDRRIGYVSSNRDGEKGSVADEIYRVQEKCEVMIVGTVFDVDSKELLPGAEVTLLDANNNIVDKMIVGQDAAYSFTAQCESQYSVRGTKSQYAPNEKVLQTPDASGTVEIPLPLKLIDPCPPNDLGCRLNLQPIYFDFDRYNIRPDAAVELAKILAAMRQYPELVIHIESHTDSRGNDAYNAALSEKRAQSTLEWLVNKGIDRNRLSAKGYGESQLTNDCGNKSECTEEEHQLNRRSMFIIQN comes from the coding sequence ATGAAGACAGTACTACAAAAAATAATTTTATTCACACTAGTATTTAGCTATACTAGTGTTTGTTTTTCTCAGAAGAAGCAAGTTGAGAAGGCCAATAAGGAATTCGATAAGTATGCCTATATCGATGCTCGTGAGATCTACTTAAAGGTCGTTGAGGATGGGTATAGTTCTGCTCAGATCTATAAGAACCTTGGGGACACCTATTATTGGAACAGTGATTATGACAATGCTGCCAAGTGGTATTTGAAATTAATATCACAGTATCCCTCGGAGACCGATGTTACGTATTACTATCGTGCTGCGCAGTCGCTCAAGAGTATCAATCAGTCTGAGGAGTCCAAGAAATATATGTCCATGTACATTGAGAAGGGAGGAGATCCCGGGATCATCAAGGCGACCACCACGAGTTTTTTAGAGTATCAGGTGGAGTTGGAGAAGGTCTCTGTCAATACGAATCGTTCCGATTTTGGGGCTGCGTATTATTTGGATAAGCTGGTGTTTTCATCTGCTGCTATGAATACCGAAGGCACGAAGCTTCACGATTGGAACCAAGAGCCTTTTTTAGATCTTTATATGGCCGATATGGACTCGGAGGGGAAGCTTTCGAATCCCGAGCCTTTAAAGGGAGATATCAATACGCCCTATCATGAATCTTCTGCGGTCTTTACCAAGGATGGTAACACGGTGTATTTTACGCGAAACAATTATATAGATGGTAAAAAGGGTAAGGACAGGAATAAGACCATTCGTTTAAAGCTGTATAAGGCTACGCGAGATGGGGATAATCGTTGGGAGAACGTGGTGGAACTTCCCTTTAACAGCAAGGAGTACTCTGTGGCACATCCTGCCCTGAGCCTTGATGAGACCAAGTTGTATTTCTCTTCCGATATGGAGGGTACTGTTGGGATGAGCGATCTGTGGTATGTTGATATTTTAGCAGCAGACAGTTATAGTGAGCCAAAGAACCTTACCAGAGCATTAAATACCGAGGCCAGAGAGTCCTTTCCTTTTATCAGCGACAAGGGCAAGCTTTTCTTTGCCAGTGATGGTCGGGGCGGTCTTGGGGGCTATGATGTCTTTATGGTGGCCTTGGATGCTCAGGGGCTTCCAACGGGTGAGATCAAGAATTTAGGCGCACCCACCAACAGTAGTAAGGATGATTTTGCTTTTGTGATCAACGAAGATCGTCGTATAGGATATGTTTCTTCTAACCGCGATGGAGAGAAGGGTAGTGTAGCCGATGAGATCTACCGTGTACAGGAGAAGTGTGAGGTGATGATCGTAGGAACTGTCTTTGATGTGGACAGCAAGGAGTTGCTTCCTGGCGCCGAGGTGACGCTTTTGGATGCCAATAACAATATTGTAGATAAGATGATCGTAGGTCAGGATGCTGCCTATAGCTTTACGGCCCAGTGTGAGTCCCAGTATTCGGTACGAGGTACCAAGAGTCAGTATGCTCCCAATGAGAAGGTATTACAGACTCCCGATGCCAGTGGTACGGTAGAGATTCCGCTTCCGCTCAAACTTATCGATCCTTGTCCTCCTAACGATCTGGGATGTCGTTTGAATCTTCAGCCGATTTACTTTGACTTTGATCGCTATAACATCCGTCCGGACGCTGCCGTGGAACTTGCCAAGATACTGGCTGCCATGCGACAATACCCTGAGCTTGTGATCCATATAGAATCTCATACCGATTCTCGAGGAAACGATGCTTACAATGCGGCGCTTTCAGAGAAGCGGGCACAATCTACCCTGGAATGGCTGGTGAACAAAGGCATAGACCGAAATCGACTCTCTGCCAAGGGATATGGTGAGAGCCAGTTGACCAACGACTGTGGCAATAAATCAGAGTGTACCGAGGAAGAGCATCAGCTCAACCGTCGTTCGATGTTTATTATTCAGAATTAA
- a CDS encoding type I phosphomannose isomerase catalytic subunit: protein MSNFPLYPLKFKPILKQKVWGGNKLATILDKPAGSLTGESWEISGVSDNISVVSNGKLKGRTLEDIIEIAPRLLLGASVFSEFGTKFPLLFKFIDATLDLSVQLHPDDNLAKKRHNSFGKTELWYIIQADADSRLILGFDKRMDPSVYLKHLSEKTLTRILHSEKVKAGDAFFIKPGTVHAIGAGILLAEIQQTSDITYRIYDWDRPDTNGEMRELHTEEALEAINYDLYDDKLHYSEIKNTPNPICVNPYFHTNKLRLDASFQRDLKNIDSFVVYMCLEGSSKLSMNKYSETVKKGETILIPAAAETVHFKNDNATFLEVYIQ, encoded by the coding sequence TTGAGTAATTTTCCTTTATATCCGTTAAAGTTTAAACCTATCCTTAAGCAAAAGGTATGGGGTGGAAACAAACTGGCAACAATTCTTGATAAACCGGCAGGATCTTTAACCGGAGAAAGTTGGGAGATTTCCGGGGTAAGCGATAATATTTCGGTGGTTTCAAACGGTAAATTAAAGGGTAGGACCCTTGAAGACATTATAGAAATAGCACCCCGGTTACTTTTAGGAGCATCTGTTTTTTCGGAATTTGGAACTAAATTCCCGTTGCTTTTTAAGTTTATAGACGCAACCCTAGATCTTTCAGTCCAGTTACATCCAGATGATAATCTTGCCAAAAAAAGACACAATTCCTTCGGGAAGACAGAGTTATGGTATATCATTCAGGCTGATGCGGATTCCAGACTAATATTAGGCTTTGATAAAAGAATGGACCCGTCGGTTTATTTAAAGCACCTTTCAGAAAAAACTTTAACACGGATACTACATTCAGAAAAAGTAAAGGCCGGTGATGCTTTTTTTATTAAACCCGGGACAGTTCACGCCATTGGTGCCGGCATCCTTCTGGCCGAAATTCAGCAAACATCAGATATTACGTATCGAATATATGATTGGGACCGACCCGACACTAACGGTGAAATGCGGGAACTACATACAGAAGAAGCACTGGAGGCCATTAACTACGATCTCTATGATGATAAATTGCACTATTCAGAAATTAAAAATACTCCCAATCCGATTTGTGTTAATCCTTACTTCCATACTAATAAACTCCGGTTGGATGCGAGCTTTCAGCGTGATTTAAAAAATATAGACTCCTTTGTCGTTTATATGTGCCTGGAGGGAAGCAGTAAACTCAGTATGAATAAATATTCCGAAACCGTAAAAAAAGGCGAGACCATTTTAATTCCTGCAGCTGCAGAAACTGTTCATTTCAAGAATGATAATGCAACATTTTTAGAAGTTTATATTCAATGA
- a CDS encoding 6-pyruvoyl trahydropterin synthase family protein, producing the protein MSLTLYRKAHFNAAHRLFRAEWSDEKNAAVFGKCSNPNYHGHNYELIVGVTGNIDPETGYLIDLKTLKEIIKEEVEIPFDHKNLNIEVPEFKSLNPTVENIAIVIWNKLRKRLDSDYEISVKLFETPRNFVVYSG; encoded by the coding sequence ATGAGTCTAACGCTCTACAGAAAAGCACATTTTAATGCAGCACACCGCTTATTTAGAGCAGAGTGGAGCGATGAAAAAAATGCTGCTGTTTTCGGGAAATGCAGTAACCCTAACTATCATGGACACAATTATGAACTCATCGTGGGAGTGACTGGGAATATTGACCCTGAAACAGGATACCTGATCGATCTTAAAACTCTTAAGGAGATCATTAAGGAGGAAGTTGAAATACCTTTCGATCATAAGAATCTAAATATTGAAGTCCCCGAATTTAAAAGTCTGAACCCTACTGTGGAAAACATCGCCATCGTGATCTGGAATAAGCTGAGAAAACGATTAGACTCGGACTATGAGATTTCGGTGAAATTATTTGAGACACCACGAAACTTCGTTGTTTACTCGGGTTAA
- a CDS encoding DUF4369 domain-containing protein yields MKQFFFGIIVILIVASCSSNENKMILTGEVNGLKKGTLLLQKIEDTLVVTVDSVMIDGNSSFYFSEEIVSPEIFYLYLRLKDGTLRDDRITFFGEPSEIHITTTLKDFGTSPKITGSLNQDKIQEYNKLIARYNDKNLELIQKNLAAGQQKSDSAIRAFQKQQNDIVKGKYLATVNFALNHPDYEMSPYLILSEVFDANIKYLDTVYKALTPKIKDSKYGKQLESYIENRKNLTE; encoded by the coding sequence ATGAAGCAATTTTTTTTCGGAATTATCGTAATCCTAATTGTTGCAAGTTGTTCTTCCAACGAAAATAAAATGATCCTTACGGGTGAAGTAAACGGACTTAAAAAAGGAACGTTGTTGCTTCAGAAGATCGAAGATACTTTGGTAGTGACCGTAGATTCGGTGATGATCGACGGAAATTCCTCTTTTTACTTTTCTGAAGAAATTGTAAGCCCAGAAATTTTTTACCTCTATCTTCGGCTTAAAGACGGAACCCTGCGTGATGACCGAATTACATTTTTTGGGGAACCTTCAGAAATACATATAACAACGACCTTAAAAGACTTCGGAACCAGTCCGAAAATAACCGGCTCTCTCAATCAGGATAAGATTCAGGAATACAATAAGCTCATTGCGAGGTACAATGATAAAAACCTCGAATTAATTCAGAAAAACTTAGCAGCAGGGCAACAGAAAAGCGATTCGGCAATACGGGCTTTTCAAAAACAACAAAATGATATCGTAAAAGGAAAATACCTTGCTACTGTAAATTTTGCGCTGAATCATCCCGATTATGAGATGTCTCCCTATTTAATTTTAAGCGAAGTGTTTGATGCAAATATTAAATATCTGGATACGGTTTATAAAGCACTTACCCCAAAAATAAAAGACTCTAAATACGGTAAGCAGTTAGAGTCTTATATTGAAAATAGAAAAAATCTTACAGAATAG
- the idi gene encoding isopentenyl-diphosphate Delta-isomerase: MEEEQVILVNENDEKIGLMPKMEAHEKALLHRAFSVFIFNENHELMLQQRAKDKYHSPGLWTNTCCSHQRDGESSIAAGKRRLQEEMGFVTDLKETTSFIYKAPFDNGLTEHEYDHILVGNYNDAPIPNPNEVSDWKWMSLETVKNDIENNPERYTAWFKIIFQKFYQHISL; encoded by the coding sequence ATGGAAGAAGAACAAGTTATTCTTGTGAATGAGAATGACGAAAAGATTGGATTAATGCCTAAAATGGAAGCTCACGAAAAAGCACTTTTGCACCGCGCATTTTCCGTTTTTATATTTAACGAAAACCACGAGCTTATGCTTCAGCAAAGAGCCAAAGATAAATACCATTCTCCCGGGCTCTGGACCAATACATGTTGTAGTCATCAAAGAGATGGAGAAAGCTCAATAGCAGCCGGTAAAAGAAGACTACAAGAGGAGATGGGATTTGTCACCGACCTGAAGGAAACAACTTCATTTATTTATAAAGCGCCTTTTGACAATGGTTTAACGGAACACGAATACGATCATATTTTAGTGGGAAATTATAATGATGCCCCGATTCCTAATCCAAATGAAGTATCAGATTGGAAATGGATGTCACTTGAAACTGTAAAAAATGATATTGAAAATAATCCCGAAAGATACACGGCTTGGTTTAAGATTATTTTTCAAAAGTTTTACCAACATATTAGTTTATGA
- a CDS encoding DoxX family protein, translating to MLPWHQYLLGFLFLLAGANHFRTPKIYERIIPSYFPDPKTLVIVSGIAEMCFGLMLLNPETQIIAAWGIIGLLILFIPVHLYMLQNEHASLKLPKWVLILRLPLQLALIYWAFLYT from the coding sequence ATGTTACCCTGGCATCAATATCTTCTTGGTTTTCTATTTCTCCTGGCTGGTGCTAACCATTTTAGGACACCAAAGATCTATGAACGTATTATTCCGTCGTACTTCCCCGATCCTAAGACTTTGGTCATTGTTAGCGGGATCGCCGAAATGTGTTTCGGTTTGATGCTTTTAAATCCCGAAACTCAAATTATAGCAGCTTGGGGAATCATTGGTTTACTCATATTATTTATCCCGGTACACCTCTATATGCTTCAAAACGAGCATGCCTCGTTAAAGCTTCCGAAGTGGGTGCTCATTCTAAGACTTCCGCTTCAATTAGCACTGATCTACTGGGCGTTTTTATATACCTAA
- a CDS encoding alpha/beta hydrolase produces the protein MKKILVLLMFISFGTASAQDQSNTSEELSIGSLIEGTLLMPVTSETPPLVIIVAGSGPTDRNGNQMMMKNNAYKFLAEDLYSKGIATFRYDKRIVKIMKMGKIDEKKISFDHFIEDAIEITEYFKKDQRFSKIILLGHSQGSLVAMVAAQGRADGFISVAGAGQEIDDVIVAQLEKQAPGLKDNARQAFDDLRVNGTAQNYSPGLSSIFRKDIQPFIFSWMQYDPQEEIAKLDMPILIINGDKDLQVHPSEADLLYRAKPESQLHIISNMNHILKEIKGNDMENQKSYNEYDRPVMPEVIDLISTFVLN, from the coding sequence ATGAAAAAGATCCTTGTTCTCCTTATGTTTATTTCCTTCGGAACGGCTTCCGCACAGGACCAATCAAATACTTCTGAAGAACTATCGATAGGTTCTTTAATTGAAGGCACGCTTCTAATGCCTGTTACATCTGAAACGCCTCCCCTTGTCATTATTGTTGCAGGGTCGGGACCTACTGATCGAAATGGAAACCAGATGATGATGAAGAACAACGCCTATAAGTTTCTGGCTGAAGATCTATATAGCAAAGGTATTGCGACATTTCGATATGATAAACGCATTGTAAAGATCATGAAAATGGGTAAGATCGACGAAAAGAAAATTAGTTTCGATCATTTTATTGAAGATGCCATAGAAATTACCGAATATTTTAAAAAGGATCAAAGATTTTCTAAGATCATTCTTTTGGGTCATAGTCAGGGATCATTAGTTGCCATGGTAGCTGCTCAGGGTCGTGCAGACGGATTTATATCGGTTGCCGGGGCCGGACAGGAGATCGATGACGTGATCGTTGCTCAATTGGAAAAACAGGCTCCTGGCTTAAAAGATAACGCAAGACAGGCATTCGATGACCTTAGGGTTAATGGAACCGCACAAAATTACAGTCCGGGATTATCCTCAATTTTCAGAAAAGATATTCAGCCTTTTATTTTTAGCTGGATGCAATACGATCCGCAGGAGGAAATCGCCAAACTTGATATGCCGATTCTCATCATAAACGGCGATAAGGACCTTCAGGTGCACCCTTCCGAAGCCGATTTACTCTACAGGGCTAAACCAGAATCTCAACTTCATATTATTTCGAACATGAACCATATCCTGAAAGAAATTAAAGGCAACGATATGGAAAATCAGAAATCCTATAACGAATATGATCGTCCTGTCATGCCAGAGGTGATCGATCTCATAAGTACTTTTGTTTTAAATTAA
- a CDS encoding alpha-ketoglutarate-dependent dioxygenase AlkB family protein, giving the protein MDLFSSEENKQIINLELPDADIQYVDRFIDPYRAKLYSNTFLDKVSWQQDTIKLFGKTFNQPRLTALYGSEGKSYSYSGITMKPTPFTPELIEIKKRIEKFTSLQFNAVLLNLYRDGNDSNGWHSDDEKELGDNPVIASVSLGAGRQFQLKHKIVKHLRHKLELENGSLLLMKGTTQKYWKHQIPKTEKITSPRINLTFRYIY; this is encoded by the coding sequence ATGGATCTATTTTCTTCAGAAGAAAACAAACAGATAATAAACTTAGAGCTACCCGATGCCGATATTCAATATGTTGACAGGTTTATAGATCCTTATCGTGCTAAACTGTATTCTAACACCTTCCTCGATAAGGTAAGCTGGCAACAAGACACCATAAAACTCTTCGGAAAAACTTTTAATCAGCCGCGACTAACCGCCTTGTACGGGAGTGAAGGAAAAAGTTACAGTTATTCGGGTATCACAATGAAGCCGACACCATTTACTCCAGAACTTATCGAAATAAAAAAGCGAATAGAAAAATTTACATCATTACAATTCAACGCGGTGCTGCTAAATCTATATCGCGATGGAAACGACAGTAACGGCTGGCATAGTGATGATGAAAAGGAATTGGGAGATAATCCGGTAATCGCGTCAGTGAGTTTAGGCGCAGGTAGACAGTTTCAGTTAAAGCATAAAATTGTGAAGCATTTGCGACATAAGTTGGAATTGGAAAACGGTAGTTTGTTGCTAATGAAAGGTACTACACAGAAATACTGGAAACATCAAATTCCGAAGACAGAAAAAATTACGAGCCCCCGGATCAATCTTACTTTTCGATATATATACTAA
- a CDS encoding DUF819 family protein, which translates to MQDVASEIVKDTTPLLTNDTIVFGVLMIALGLIFYTSSKKEGFWQSFYKFVPALFMAYFIPAVLTTSGLIAPEWVSVNDAGTATTHESNLYFMSSRYLLPAALVLMTLSIDLKGVFNLGPKALIMFLTGTVGIILGGPIAVLLIGTISPETVGGVGADAVWRGLSTLAGSWIGGGANQTAMLEIYGYNQALYGGMVFVDIVIANIWMAIILIGIGKATRIDKWLGSDTSAIESLKEKVSNYSKKVDRNPSLTDLMILAGIAFGTVSLAHFGAGYLSEFFSDFVNGIPKGIKRNVFTFLNSSFFWMITITTIIGVLLSFTKLRSYEGAGASKFGSVFIYILVASIGMKMDLTLIFDNLGLIAIGGLWMIIHAGLLILVAKLIKAPYFFLAVGSQANVGGAASAPIVASAFHPSLATVGVLLAVFGYAIGTVGAILCTMLMQLAAAA; encoded by the coding sequence ATGCAGGATGTTGCTTCCGAAATTGTAAAAGACACTACCCCTCTATTAACGAATGACACTATAGTTTTTGGTGTTTTAATGATCGCACTGGGGCTTATTTTTTATACTTCAAGTAAAAAAGAAGGTTTCTGGCAGAGCTTTTATAAATTTGTTCCGGCCTTATTTATGGCTTACTTTATACCGGCGGTACTCACCACTAGCGGCCTTATCGCACCAGAATGGGTATCTGTGAATGATGCCGGTACTGCAACCACGCATGAATCAAACCTGTATTTTATGTCCAGCCGGTATTTACTGCCTGCCGCGCTTGTGCTCATGACCCTTAGTATCGACCTGAAAGGAGTGTTTAATCTGGGCCCAAAGGCACTTATCATGTTTTTAACCGGTACGGTCGGAATCATTTTAGGTGGACCCATAGCGGTGCTACTCATAGGAACTATATCGCCTGAGACTGTTGGTGGTGTTGGTGCCGATGCTGTTTGGCGCGGACTCTCAACTCTCGCAGGTAGCTGGATAGGCGGTGGTGCCAACCAAACTGCGATGTTAGAGATATATGGTTACAATCAGGCGCTCTATGGAGGAATGGTCTTTGTTGATATTGTGATCGCCAACATTTGGATGGCTATTATTTTAATAGGAATTGGCAAGGCCACGCGAATTGATAAATGGCTCGGATCGGATACTTCTGCAATTGAAAGTTTAAAAGAAAAAGTATCCAATTATTCCAAAAAGGTAGACCGAAATCCTTCGTTAACAGACCTTATGATCCTGGCAGGAATTGCGTTTGGCACCGTGAGTCTGGCGCATTTTGGTGCAGGGTATCTAAGCGAGTTCTTTTCCGATTTTGTAAATGGAATTCCAAAAGGGATCAAGCGAAATGTCTTTACATTCTTAAATTCGAGTTTTTTCTGGATGATCACGATCACTACCATAATTGGAGTGTTACTTTCATTTACTAAACTGAGAAGTTATGAAGGCGCGGGCGCCAGTAAATTTGGTAGTGTATTTATTTACATATTGGTTGCGAGTATTGGAATGAAAATGGACCTAACTTTAATTTTCGATAATCTGGGGTTGATCGCAATTGGTGGTCTGTGGATGATCATACACGCAGGATTACTCATTTTGGTTGCAAAACTCATCAAAGCACCCTATTTCTTTTTGGCTGTTGGAAGTCAGGCCAATGTGGGAGGTGCAGCTTCGGCACCTATAGTTGCTTCGGCCTTTCATCCTTCTCTGGCGACTGTAGGCGTATTACTGGCCGTCTTTGGCTACGCGATTGGTACGGTAGGCGCAATTCTATGTACGATGCTCATGCAATTGGCGGCCGCGGCATAG
- a CDS encoding PorP/SprF family type IX secretion system membrane protein, whose product MKHSYITLIILILLGSFTSMAQQDPQYTQYMYNTQVVNPAYAGSREALSFGALYRTQWVGFEGAPKTGTFTVNTPIGALQNMGLGLSIVRDELGPAIESNVNIDYSYWINTSDNAKLAFGLKAGLDLLDVDFTKLNIFDSNDPRFQNNIDNKLQPQIGAGLYYYTDNFYAGLSVPNFLTTKHFDESSIANTSVETVAAERLHYFLIAGYVFDVSDNLKFKPATLVKAVSGSPLQWDVSANFLLYDKFTVGAAYRWSAAMSAMVGFQASDEIFIGFGYDYQTTDIEDYSDGSYEIMLRFDLFKKPERVLTPRFF is encoded by the coding sequence ATGAAACACAGTTATATCACACTCATAATTTTGATTTTGCTAGGGTCTTTCACATCGATGGCTCAGCAGGATCCTCAGTATACGCAGTATATGTATAACACCCAGGTGGTGAATCCTGCCTATGCTGGTTCTCGGGAGGCCTTAAGTTTTGGTGCTTTGTACCGTACCCAGTGGGTTGGTTTTGAGGGGGCTCCCAAGACGGGTACCTTTACGGTGAACACTCCCATAGGTGCTTTACAGAACATGGGTTTGGGTCTGTCTATTGTAAGAGATGAGTTGGGGCCTGCCATTGAGTCCAATGTAAACATTGATTATTCGTACTGGATCAATACCTCCGATAATGCCAAGTTGGCCTTTGGGCTAAAGGCCGGGTTGGATCTTTTGGATGTTGATTTTACCAAGCTCAATATTTTTGACAGCAATGATCCCAGGTTTCAGAACAATATCGATAACAAGCTTCAGCCACAGATAGGGGCGGGATTGTATTATTATACGGATAATTTTTATGCCGGGTTGTCGGTTCCTAATTTTTTAACCACCAAGCATTTTGATGAAAGCAGTATCGCCAACACCAGTGTAGAGACCGTAGCGGCGGAGCGTTTGCATTATTTTCTGATTGCGGGATATGTTTTCGATGTGAGTGATAATTTAAAGTTCAAGCCAGCGACCCTGGTCAAGGCCGTTAGTGGTTCTCCGCTTCAGTGGGATGTCTCTGCTAACTTTTTGCTTTATGATAAGTTTACCGTTGGGGCTGCCTATCGTTGGAGTGCTGCCATGAGTGCTATGGTTGGTTTTCAGGCCAGCGATGAGATCTTCATTGGATTTGGCTATGATTATCAGACCACCGATATTGAGGATTACAGTGATGGTTCCTATGAGATCATGCTTCGCTTTGATCTGTTTAAAAAGCCTGAACGTGTATTAACGCCAAGATTCTTCTAA